A segment of the Myxocyprinus asiaticus isolate MX2 ecotype Aquarium Trade chromosome 10, UBuf_Myxa_2, whole genome shotgun sequence genome:
TGGTGAGTGCAGGAAGAGGTCTCTGTCAGTTTGTAGCACAGATTCTTTGACCGTGGTGCCTCTTCGCAGAGTTTCCTGGCGTCAGAAGATTTTTCTGAGGGTGGCTTCACCCATGAACAAACCCTCAGGGTATAAGCAGAACGTAGGTGggtacatatgcacacacatacagtaaacaAACATGCAGACAGGTGTGACACTACACCCTGTCCTCCCACCTGTCTTATTTACAGTCAACATTGCAGGATAAATCATTGTTCTGCAAGCTTTAGAGTGCAATACAACTTCTGCTTCCTGATAATGATCTCTtttactgagataaaaaaaaaaaaacaaccctaaaactttacacagtaaTACCTTGGTTTTATGGAAATATACCATGGTTGTACCACTATGTTCttggaagtaccttggagtaccatttaaataaaacaatatataaatatggtaatcatactATACCGTGGTGGCCCAAAAAATATCTGgaaacttaagccacacttaaaaagaTAAGAATGTCATtggattttacattaaaataccaaATCAAGAGaagagacatttatttaaaaataaataaatttaaaaaaaggtaaCACAAGGAAAACGAAACATTTTACACAAGAAGTTTGTTCAGTTTGTAATGATAAAACTAtagatgtactgtatttatacACTTTCTGGTAGTCATTGAAATTGGAAAAAAATGGCTAAAAGTGgcttttcacccaaaaatttaaattctctcatcatttacttgccctcatgtcatcccagatgtgtatggcttactttcttctgcagaacacaaacaaagatttttagaagaatatctcagctctgttggtccacacaatgcaagtgaatggtgaccaaaactttgaagcacataacggcagcaaaaaagtaatcaataatACTCCAGTGCTttcatccatgttttctgaagtgttccaatgggttttggttgagaacagtccaaaatgtaactttttttttttactgttcttcttgccattgcaatctctaggcacgatcatgatttcaagttggattacacttcctagcactcgAAGCATGTGCAgaatgctagatggcgctagtaagtgtaatcgagcgTTAAAATCATGATTCGCTTGTTCATGAAATAatcagaatataaaaacagcagatgctcacaaaaaatgaaacaagTCCAAATACAATGCAACACGATCACTGATCAGTGATACATAGATCTATGATGCGTAGATTAGAATAATCTTGAAGAAAATACAACGCTACCTCAGATAATTTCTTGACATGCTGGGGGGCGGTCTCTGGTAACAAagcggaccaatcacagctgttgtggtctgcgtcgaTGCGACATGCAGTTACATTTTGGAAGAGGTGCATGTCAGGCTACGGCGTAGGCTACACCATAACCGCCATAGCGACGCATAGCCTACAGCATAGGTTTGACGcggaagtataaatcggcctttacttttatgctgcctttatttgctttttggagcttcaaaaaaatttggtcaccattcacttgcattgtatggacctacagagctgagatattcttctaaaaatcttaatttgtgttctgcagaagaaagaagccatacacatttgagatggcatgaggatgagtaaatgatgagagaaatttcatttttgggtgaattaaccctttaaatgtctaAATATTCTTTTGGTCTGCTGTATATCAAAGTATTTTTATATTACCATCTGATAGCATCAGTATATCACGGTACcaccacagtattttttatttttttgtaagggaaagtgGTTTTGTGAATATATTTAGTAATATTCACACAACCACTTCATTCTCTTTCCATTCCCTCTGAACACAAGTCTTCGACACACTGTGGTTAGTATTTGTTGTTTTCCAGACCACATGGACAGCCAGGAGCTGCTGCCTCTCTCTCCTCGGTCTTTGGACCAGGATCAGGATCCTCATGCCAGCCCCCTGTCACAAGAGCAGGGCTTTGGTGGAGAGAGTGGCCTGCACACCCCAGTTGACTACAGGGCCCTGTGGAAGAAAGCCATCCACCAACAGATTTTGCTGATCCGTATGGAGAAGGAGAATCAGCGCCTGGAGGGTTGGTGTTTCTACACATACAGTATCTCTCTTTCTTCTGTCATCATCCAACATCCCTTCCATTTGTATTCCCTTATAACTGTAATAGCCCATTTAAaaatttagttcacccaaaaatttaaattcagtaatTTACTCTGATGTCgctcaaacctgtatgattttttttcttccatgcaacataagattttttttaacaatgtcgATGTAGGTCTTTCCCATACATAGAAGGCagtagtgaccaggggctgtcaagttccaaaaagtaccataaaagtaatcgatatgacTTTTGTGCTGTATTCAAAGACTTGTGAAGACATGTCTATATGTAtgtatacgatagctttgtgtgaaaaacagaccTTTTTTATGGGTTCAAAAGACTTGATATGTAGCACACTAATCATATGGAGTACTTTTGTGGTGCTGTTATGGTGGTTTTTGTActtattggagcttgacagtccgtggtcactatatgctttcgttgtatggaaaatagctgcTCATagattctgcaaaatatctcattttgtattCCACGTAAGAAGGTAAGTCATTTgagtttggaattacatgaggtgagtaaatcatgacagaactttcattttttaaTGAACTACTGCTTTAAATATGTTACATTAGTTCAGCCGTCATGGAACTTTACAGAGTCAAAGGAAAGGATTTATTGCCTCCTGTCTCTCTGATTACACTGTTGTTTCTACCCTGGCCTTATTTTTAGAGGGGCAAGTGCCTTTGCTTCTGTTTTACATTCTAGGACAAAGTTATATATAGATCGGAATGTCTGGATATGATGTTCATGCTCTATAAGAACATACTTTCATTTCTGTGACCTCTTGCCTACAGCCGGAGCTCTGGTACTTTAAAAATACCAGTTGTTCCAGCTCTGAAACACATTATGAAAGGTTAATATTgcatattgttttgaatttaattTAGAAGAGCAAAACTTTGTGATATATTGCCCTCTGTTGGCTAAATCATATAACACATGATTTACACTCGGTGAACCTGATTTTCAAAgacacttaaaggcatagtttacccAAGATGGaaattttctcattattcactcaccctcatgttgttccaaaccccttcagtggaacacaaaatgagatgtcaaACACTATGTTagtatcagtcaccattcagtttcattgcatctttttttcccaaaagcaatgaatgtgaaatgttgtcatctctttttgtgttttatgtaagTAAGACATACaggtaagtgaatgatgacttgatttttgggtgaactgtcctatTAAGTCTCTACCTCTGTTCATTTCCTCtgatttgtttctgtttgtgcgtCCTGTGGCATGGACCAAACGGAATAAATATATCTGTGTAGAAGGTAAGATAGCCACCTAGCTTTAACTGTTTGTCTGAGCAGGATGCACTTGATACAGTAATTAGCGTTATATTAGTGTCTGGCTTCAGTGTAGTTTGCAAACCAGCATGAAACAAATATGTACTCGGAGCTTAAGATGTTCTCAAGCACTGAAAAACAAGAAATTTGTGAACTCAAGCTCTCTTGAGAAATGATCTTCTTTGCATTGGAGtgtcttgaatgtttttttttttggctttaagGATAAAATTGCCTCATGTCTAGTGCATCACTTGCGGCTTTGCATCAGTCTAGAGTCTAGCAGAGCATCTTTATCTTGTTCAACTGCTAAGATGTTCTTGTATGCTTTACCTTGGGGTGGTACAAATGCATTTTGATGATTTGTTATTgttaaaggggccatgacataTCTTAAACCACAGAATGTACCTCTGGCTAATCATTTTGACTCTCTGAACGTCATTGGTTTATCATTTTGCATGCAAACAAATGCATAGACCTGTCAGCTGTCCTAATGTTagtcattataaataaaataaaaatattaaagctgAAAACTGCTTGGCATGTGTCTGTTTTCTCTTCCCATAGCAAGCCGTGATGAACTGCACATCCGTAAAATGAAGCTGGACTACCAGGAAGTGTGTCAGTGCTCCAAAGAGGTGCAGGCCCTGTGGGACAGGAAGTTGAGCAGTCCCTGCCGCACTAAAGTACAGTGGGACAAGGAAGAGATTTATAATGCCGTCTGCCAGGGTAAATTCTCAACAACAACCTGTCATCTTCAGTCATTAAACCCCACGACTCTGTTAGATAAAGAGATATTTGAAGATAACCACCATTGCTAAATCACATCTAAATCTCAGAACTGTAAGCCTTTAAGTAAGTCTGCACTAGATGAGCGAAGCcttacgacacacacacacacacacacacacacacacacacacacacacacaaaatcagtgCATTGCACCTTCAGTTGTATTATTTTTGAAGTGTTGTTCAGTTATTCCAGTTACTATACACTCActttgcactttattaggaacactatggtcctaataaagtgcccgacgtggtcttctgctgttgtagcccgtccgcctcaaggttcaacgtgttgtgcattctgagatgctatgctgctcactgcaattgtacagaatggttatgtGTTACCATAGCctgtcagctcgaatcagtctggccattcactgttgacctctctcgtcatcaaggcatttctgtccgtagaactgccgctcactggatgtttttgtttttgtcatcattCTGAATAAtgtttagagactgttgtgtataaaaaaaaaaaaaaatcccaggagatcagcagatacagaactactcaaaccagcccgtctggcactaacaatcatgccacggttctgatggttgatttgaatattaactgaaggtcctgacccgtatctgcatgattttatgcattgcactgctctctcacgattggctgattagataatcacatgaataagtaggtgtacaggtgttcctaataaagtgcacattGAGGGTATTTTCCTCATTTATCTTAACTAAAATTATTTTACtatacacattacacacattatttataaatatcaTGTGTGAGTTGATTGCATTTGAATTTTGTTCATTGTCCATTACTGCACAACAAAGCCTGCTTGTAATGTGTCTGATCTTTGGTGTACTAATTGAAATCATATCTTGTTTCTAAACCCTAACCACCACTTGTACTACAGTAACATGATTTtttctcactgtgtgtgtgtgcgcgcgctgtAGGTGTCCCTAAAAGTCGGCGAGGGGAAGTTTGGCTCCTGCTTTCCCAGCAGCATCGTATGCGCCACCGTCTGCCGCAGCGTCAGCAGCATCCAGATACGCCTTATCAGGATCTTCTCAAGCAGCTCACGGCACAGCAACATGCCATCCTGGTCGATCTCGGTCTGTATCCAACCCAAGTACATTTCACATGTTCCTGTAGCTCATGACGTCACCatcgccaaggtcatgggttcaattcatagggaacacacatactgataaaatgtacacATAAAATGCATTGTTAGTCGAttaggataaaagcgtctgccaaacacatatagtactgtgcaaaagtttaaggcagttttgaaaaatgttgtatagtgaaaatgttttcaaaaataatgaataattaaaattgatcaatcaacttcatacaaagtgcactaaacataaaactaaatcAGTATTTAATAtgaccaccctatgcctttaaaatagcaccagttctcctaggtccATTTGCGCATAGTTTCCAAGGTTGTTGTTAACTTTCCACAGTTAagacctaagacttttgcacagtactatacgGCTCAATGGGCAAATCAGTCCACTATGACCAACTTAATAACTTTGTTGTGTAGTACAAAGAGGAACTTGAATTGTGAGAGATTAATGGTAACAAAAGATGTGAATATCCTCTTATTTCTGTACTTTCTAATAACAAATTTGACTGCCAACCACCCTTAGTTTCTGTAATAGATACTTAGTTTAGTGCTTATGGTTGACTAGCCATATTTTGTATCATATTAGGGCTTATTTGCTTTTAATGGCAAAAATGTCTCAGAATATTGCTATTAGTGAAATAATGTTTGTGTCTTTCCCAGGCCGGACGTTCCCCACGCACCAGTATTTCAGCACTCAGCTGGGTGCTGGGCAGCTATCTCTGTATAATCTACTGAAGGCCTACTCCCTACTGGACACAGAGGTGGGCTACTGCCAGGGCATCAGTTTTGTAGCCGGTTTGTTGCTGCTGCATATGAGTGAAGAGCAGGCCTTCGACGCCCTCAAGTTTCTCATGTACGACCTGGGCATCCGACGGCAGTACCGTCCCGACATGATCTCTCTgcaggtttgtgtgtgtgagcgtgtcaGTTTTCATTATCTCATGTTTTTCTTTTGGAACTAGTACAGTATGTTTGCTTGGCTTAATGTGCCTATTGTTAAATGTAGCAGGACTGGTTTTTGTAAAGAttaacaaaatgataaaaaatcagCTTGTCCTATTTGGCAGAACTGAATGTTTTATGTGAATTACTTTGTGTTCCCTGTTCCATTAGATAATTGGTCTGCCAAtattttcaacttaaaaaaatgaatagCACTTTTAACAAGTTTGTTTAAATTGATGTACACCCAAATGAAATCAAGACTTCAGTCATATTAGTGTccttaaaaagctgttttattgtacatggagtAGATCACACCCCAATGTCTGCCATGTTGCGATCACATGTCCACTTTTagatgtattaaataaattaattatgggTGATATATATGGCTGTAAATAaggtatttctacaatggcatcggtagcTGAAAATTTCCACACCAGCTAGGTCAATATCCAAGTCAATGGCaagggtgtaaaaagtactcagaaattatacttaagtgaaagtaaggatactgagtgaaaatgttACTCAATTAAACGTCCAAGTATCCAGTCAAAAACATACTTGAATGAAAGTAGAAAAGTATTTaccttaaattgtacttaagtattaaaaaaaagtacaatttgtCAAAACGTATTGTATttgttgcatgggagaaggcactcacgaattgtgatgtcagagcaGCCAGACCCTTGAGACATGtagaaagaaaaattaaaagcaagttagtaatgttgttggttttgtaagttgttttctgaggtttggttgcaattaatttattgtgtgtgattttgttaagCCGATAGAATTCAATCTATATATGGAATAATATCCATAATATTTACTCAGCATTAAttcatattattatcatcattatcataatcataatcattactatttttatagttattataaataataattgccTAACAACAATAATTCCACAGATAGgaagtagaaattcatagatatgatttaaatatgaaggatTTGCAAATGTGCACATTTAATTACAATGCTTTATGTGATGTACAGTATTTGCAATGTGAATAATCATTTCTGACTCCTACATTAATAACCGGCAGATCTACCAAAGAAGCAgatgtttagaataaagtttagtaCCACAAAAACGTCTGCATTTCTTACTTTGCGCTGATAGTTtttaatgaatacatcacatccgGTCGGGTGTCATATATGGACCAGTTGCACAAATTGCGTATTAGCAAGCTtaacataaataaacatttatgttACTTGGTGCACATTTAAGAGACAATATTCAACAAAAAGTAGGGCTTTACTTTTAGTGAATGTATAGCTTCTTGTCCCTTCGTATTTAACAAATTTCAGATCTCTTTAAAAGAATTTTCAATGCAGGTTAAGCTCAagcaacagtatttgtggcaaaatgttgattatcaccatttattttcactCGCCCCCCTTGTCTtttaagttacagtgaggcacagacagtttttggagggtttaaaagcagaagtgtgaagcttataattttataaaagcacttaaattaattcttctgattgtactatttgagctgtaaagttgcttatatagtcatttttacagtcattttatggttttagggtttatggctttaatttgtcatggcaatgaagttgtaaaattagctttacacagaaaaggttagtaagcgattttatcacaataaattcatgttaaaacatattgtttacatcttgtggctatacttttgaaactgagtattttaatgtttacagattggccccatttacttccattgtaagtatctcCATGTAACCTCAAATTTTGTTTcggagttattttttttttgtaatcaacattatcaaccacaaatgcagtcgattgagcttaacttgtattgaatccggaaaattcctttaactgTAATTTGAAATGATTAGACTAAATTATTAAGATGCATACTTTTTGAATAGAATATTTGATTCACAATTTTACATTAATGACACTTTAAAAGGATGTCATGAATAATGTTATCTATATGCATAATACTTTAAAAATCAGATAACAGCCAGGACAAGGTTGCCCCAGGAGCTTCCTGCCCCAGATAGGGGGGTGATCTTACCCCAATAGTGACTttaaattatgtgtgtgtgtgtgtgtgttgcaattAATCAGTAAATGCACATTATTCTTCACCTACTTTTAATACAGTTCCCCTAATTGGAATCTCCCACACAGATTCACATTTACACAAGTGATATGCAAACACTACTATCTTCACCTCTTGTACACTGTTCTCAGTTAGTGATTCCTCCTCAGCTGTCTGTGGTTATTCATCATCAGATATGCC
Coding sequences within it:
- the tbc1d4 gene encoding TBC1 domain family member 4 isoform X5; the encoded protein is MNKPSGYKQNVDHMDSQELLPLSPRSLDQDQDPHASPLSQEQGFGGESGLHTPVDYRALWKKAIHQQILLIRMEKENQRLEASRDELHIRKMKLDYQEVCQCSKEVQALWDRKLSSPCRTKVQWDKEEIYNAVCQGVPKSRRGEVWLLLSQQHRMRHRLPQRQQHPDTPYQDLLKQLTAQQHAILVDLGRTFPTHQYFSTQLGAGQLSLYNLLKAYSLLDTEVGYCQGISFVAGLLLLHMSEEQAFDALKFLMYDLGIRRQYRPDMISLQIQMYQLSRLLHDYHRNLYTHLEEHEICPSLYAAPWFLTLFASQFPLGFVARIFDLLFVQGTEVIFKVGLCLLSSHEGEILECDGFESIVDYLKSTIPTLTHSQMEVTITKAIEMDISKQLHAYEVEYHVLQDELADAPPPSEESDRVDKLEKANAQLKKQNMDLLEKLQAARLKIQTLENSVESFLSHERRMKHLIRSLEQEKASYQKTIECMRSSLPLEVMADVEMIQLKSNTNGKAKAASKKP
- the tbc1d4 gene encoding TBC1 domain family member 4 isoform X6 yields the protein MDSQELLPLSPRSLDQDQDPHASPLSQEQGFGGESGLHTPVDYRALWKKAIHQQILLIRMEKENQRLEASRDELHIRKMKLDYQEVCQCSKEVQALWDRKLSSPCRTKVQWDKEEIYNAVCQGVPKSRRGEVWLLLSQQHRMRHRLPQRQQHPDTPYQDLLKQLTAQQHAILVDLGRTFPTHQYFSTQLGAGQLSLYNLLKAYSLLDTEVGYCQGISFVAGLLLLHMSEEQAFDALKFLMYDLGIRRQYRPDMISLQIQMYQLSRLLHDYHRNLYTHLEEHEICPSLYAAPWFLTLFASQFPLGFVARIFDLLFVQGTEVIFKVGLCLLSSHEGEILECDGFESIVDYLKSTIPTLTHSQMEVTITKAIEMDISKQLHAYEVEYHVLQDELADAPPPSEESDRVDKLEKANAQLKKQNMDLLEKLQAARLKIQTLENSVESFLSHERRMKHLIRSLEQEKASYQKTIECMRSSLPLEVMADVEMIQLKSNTNGKAKAASKKP